From the genome of Malus sylvestris chromosome 6, drMalSylv7.2, whole genome shotgun sequence, one region includes:
- the LOC126625790 gene encoding ninja-family protein Os03g0419100-like: MAAANKDNLSQPNNAAIQNNTVDSQIPDLNLEISRSGIYTDNSNQNPLDRYSTVARAPQMAAAPIRSIRLLRASSVPSESRLAIRNKDVPTAQRQMSQQPAALPEVARALAAPASPAALAVRSASCASNGAGASDTIYHYKEEGYFTVSRAAEGAISVQTLHSQRNVTPVASSVTAATTEEVGPSQSTPKRVKHSTGSVPQNDGDDMVSVRTTGEGGRQIEGILYARDGEVHILCVCHGLFHSPAEFIKHGGGKEVANPLRHIFVRPSSD, from the exons ATGGCCGCCGCAAACAAAGACAACCTTTCTCAACCCAACAACGCCGCCATTCAAAACAACACCGTCGATTCCCAGATCCCGGACCTCAACCTGGAAATCTCTCGCAGCGGAATTTACACCGATAATTCCAACCAAAACCCTCTCGACCGGTACTCCACGGTGGCCAGGGCGCCGCAGATGGCTGCTGCTCCGATTCGTTCGATACGGCTTCTGAGGGCAAGCTCTGTTCCATCAGAGTCCCGGTTGGCGATCAGGAACAAGGACGTTCCAACAGCTCAGAGGCAGATGAGCCAGCAACCAGCTGCTTTGCCGGAGGTGGCTAGGGCTTTAGCAGCTCCGGCATCTCCAGCAGCTCTGGCGGTGCGTAGTGCGTCTTGTGCTTCTAACGGTGCCGGGGCTTCGGATACAATCTACCATTACAAAGAGGAGGGATATTTCACTGTGTCTCGTGCTGCAGAGG GTGCGATAAGTGTTCAGACGTTGCATTCCCAAAGGAATGTTACACCAGTAGCCTCGTCTGTAACAGCGGCCACTACAGAAGAGGTTGGCCCTTCACAAAGTACACCAAAGAGGGTCAAACATTCCACTGGAAGTGTTCCCCAGAATGATGGGGACGACATGGTTTCAGTGAGAACCACTGGAGAAGGGGGAAGACAGATAGAAGGAATATTGTATGCCCGTGATGGCGAGGTCCACATTTTGTGTGTCTGTCACGGCCTCTTCCACTCCCCTGCCGAATTCATTAAGCATGGCGGTGGAAAGGAAGTCGCCAATCCTTTGCGGCATATATTTGTCCGCCCTTCTTCTGATTAG
- the LOC126625789 gene encoding ninja-family protein Os03g0419100-like, whose amino-acid sequence MAAANRDNLSQPHNAAMLNNIADSQIPDLNLEFSLGGIYSENSNQSPLDRFSTEAKVLRLQEPQTTPQMAAAPVRSIRRPRARSLPKEPRLRRPIRPKDVLASRRRETKQKIAQRQMSQQLAALPEVARAVAAPAAPTALAVCSASRASIGAGASDTVYHYKEEGYFTVSRAAEGAISVQTLHSQRDVTPIASSAATATKQAVPSQSTSENPSKRVKHSSGSVPQNDGDEMVSVRTTGEGGRQIEGILYARNGQVQILCVCHGIYHSPAEFITHGGGKEVANPLKHIIVRPSSD is encoded by the exons ATGGCCGCCGCAAACAGAGACAACCTTTCTCAACCCCACAACGCCGCCATGCTAAATAACATCGCCGATTCCCAGATCCCAGACCTCAACCTGGAATTCTCTCTCGGCGGGATTTACTCCGAGAATTCCAACCAAAGCCCTCTGGACCGGTTCTCCACGGAGGCCAAAGTCTTGAGGCTTCAAGAACCCCAAACGACCCCGCAGATGGCTGCTGCTCCAGTTCGTTCCATACGGCGTCCGAGGGCAAGGTCTCTCCCAAAAGAACCTAGGCTCAGGCGGCCGATCAGGCCCAAGGACGTTCTAGCCTCGAGAAGGCGGGAGACCAAACAGAAGATAGCTCAGAGGCAGATGAGCCAGCAACTAGCTGCTTTGCCGGAGGTGGCTAGGGCTGTAGCAGCTCCGGCAGCTCCAACAGCTCTTGCGGTGTGTAGTGCGTCTCGTGCTTCTATCGGTGCCGGGGCCTCGGATACAGTCTATCATTACAAGGAGGAGGGATATTTCACTGTGTCTCGTGCTGCAGAGG GTGCGATAAGTGTTCAGACGTTGCATTCCCAAAGGGATGTTACACCGATAGCCTCCTCTGCAGCGACCGCTACAAAACAGGCTGTCCCTTCACAAAGTACATCTGAAAATCCCTCAAAGAGGGTCAAACATTCCAGTGGAAGTGTTCCCCAGAATGATGGGGACGAAATGGTTTCAGTGAGAACCACCGGAGAAGGGGGAAGACAGATAGAAGGAATTCTTTATGCTCGCAATGGCCAGGTCCAGATTCTGTGCGTTTGCCATGGCATCTACCACTCACCTGCCGAATTCATTACGCATGGCGGTGGAAAGGAAGTGGCGAATCCTTTGAAACATATAATTGTCCGCCCTTCTTCTGATTAG
- the LOC126625792 gene encoding mitochondrial import receptor subunit TOM5 homolog: MADFNVSLEKAKFFLQSQYHDEEKWALNMKLLRAAGLFAGSILLMRSYGDLMAI; encoded by the exons ATGGCGGACTTCAACGTCTCACTTGAAAAGGCGAAATTTTTCTTGCAGTCGCAGTATCACGACGAGGAGAAGTGGGCTCTTAACATG AAATTGCTGCGTGCTGCAGGGCTGTTTGCAGGATCGATTCTGCTAATGAGGAGTTATGGTGATCTGATGGCTATATGA
- the LOC126625791 gene encoding uncharacterized protein LOC126625791 — MEAGAFCSSAGGVHFTFRAAAAAKGGNFASSPPLLIQSMATQKPMPSATKTLSSKKNSSVKLLTRVEQLKLLSKAEKAGLLSTAEKSGLSLSTIEKLGLLSKAEEFGILSAATDPGTPGALLSLSLGLLVLGPFVVYLVPEDSPLEIGLQAVVALAAVAGGSAAFAASNLVSSLQKSN, encoded by the exons ATGGAGGCCGGAGCATTTTGCAGCAGCGCAGGAGGCGTACATTTCACTTTCAGAGCGGCGGCGGCGGCAAAAGGGGGCAACTTTGCTTCTTCCCCTCCCCTCCTCATCCAATCCATGGCTACCCAGAAACCCATGCCTTCAGCTACCAAAACACTTAGCTCCAAGAAG AATTCATCTGTGAAGCTACTAACAAGGGTGGAGCAACTGAAGCTACTGAGCAAAGCGGAGAAAGCCGGCCTGCTATCCACGGCAGAGAAGTCCGGGCTCTCATTGTCGACGATAGAGAAGCTAGGGTTGCTCTCCAAAGCGGAGGAATTCGGAATCCTGTCAGCGGCCACCGACCCTGGAACTCCCGGGGCATTGCTGAGCTTAAGCTTAGGACTGCTGGTTTTGGGTCCATTTGTTGTTTATCTTGTGCCTGAGGATTCTCCCTTGGAGATAGGGTTACAAGCTGTTGTTGCTTTGGCTGCAGTAGCTGGTGGTTCAGCTGCTTTTGCTGCATCAAATCTTGTATCCAGCTTGCAGaaatcaaattga
- the LOC126625788 gene encoding nuclear transport factor 2-like isoform X1 → MQEATPAPAPSAQLVGNAFVEQYYHILHQSPQLVHRFYQDSSSLSRPDTKGNMTTVTTMQAISEKIQSLNYGDYTAEIKTADSQESYEKGVIVLVTGCLTGKDNVGRKFAQTFFLAPQEKGYYVLNDVFRYIEDNESLPTDTASVNGVNESAPEAIVTADPEPIHAPDHLVVDPATPSEEEDLNNGAEVCDPSDNDEGSVVEDELVEPEPPALASQNRGLAEVEPTPDPAPETQEDAPKKSYASILLEKSTASPVRVVSRTVRTVSANSDHQSAGPAKPFPAPEASAPIGDAAPESSNTHEEAPEGYSIHVRNLPYDATVGQLEKEFKKFGPIKRDGIQVRSSKQQGFCFGFVEFESLSSMQSALEASPITIGDRLAVIEEKRTSTRVSSGGRGRFTSGRAGYRNDNFRGRGNYGGGGRSFGRNEFRNQGEFSGRARGSGGRSGDGYQRGSSNGRGGRQGGGNRIAFPPT, encoded by the exons ATGCAGGAAGCGACTCCTGCCCCTGCTCCCAGTGCCCAACTTGTTGGCAATGCCTTCGTGGAGCAATATTACCATATTCTTCACCAATCTCCACAGCTGGTGCATAGGTTTTATCAGGATTCGAGCTCACTAAGCAGGCCGGATACCAAGGGCAATATGACAACAGTGACAACCATGCAA GCAATAAGTGAAAAAATTCAGTCCTTAAATTATGGAGACTATACGGCAGAAATAAAAACAGCAGACTCTCAAGAGTCTTATGAGAAAGGGGTGATTGTTCTTGTGACTGGATGCTTGACTGGAAAGGACAATGTGGGAAGAAAATTCGCACAGACATTCTTTCTAGCTCCACAGGAGAAAGGTTACTATGTATTGAATGATGTTTTTAGGTATATTGAGGACAACGAATCATTGCCGACCGATACTGCCTCAGTCAATGGCGTCAATGAAAGTGCTCCAGAAGCTATTGTGACAGCAGATCCAG AGCCTATTCACGCTCCCGATCATCTTGTGGTGGACCCTGCTACTCCCTCTGAGGAAGAAGATCTCAATAATGGTGCTGAAGTTTGTGATCCTTCAGATAATGACGAAGGATCGGTTGTTGAAGATGAGCTTGTGGAGCCTGAGCCCCCAGCTCTTGCAAGTCAGAATAGAGGTCTTGCAGAAGTTGAACCAACCCCTGATCCTGCCCCTGAAACTCAGGAGGATGCTCCAAAGAAATCATATGCATCAATT CTATTGGAGAAAAGCACAGCCAGTCCTGTCCGCGTGGTTTCCCGCACTGTGAGGACAGTATCTGCAAACAGTGATCATCAATCCGCTGGTCCTGCAAAACCATTTCCTGCGCCAGAGGCATCAGCTCCTATAGGTGACGCTGCCCCTGAAAGCAGTAACACTCATGAGGAAG CACCTGAAGGTTACTCCATACATGTACGGAATTTGCCGTACGATGCAACAGTGGGACAACTTGAGAAGGAGTTCAAGAAGTTTGGGCCTATTAAGCGTGATGGGATCCAAGTCAGGAGTAGTAAG CAGCAAGGATTCTGTTTTGGCTTCGTTGAATTTGAAAGCTTGAGTTCCATGCAAAGTGCACTTGAG GCCTCACCTATCACCATCGGGGATCGCCTAGCAGTGATTGAGGAAAAGAGAACATCAACTCGAG TTAGTAGTGGTGGGAGAGGGAGGTTCACTTCAGGAAGAGCTGGCTATCGGAATGACAATTTCAGGGGTCGTGGGAACTATGGTGGTGGTGGCCGTAGCTTTGGCAGGAATGAATTCAGAAACCAGGGTGAGTTTTCTGGGCGAGCCAGGGGCTCGGGAGGACGCAGTGGAGATGGTTATCAGCGGGGGAGTTCCAATGGAAGAGGTGGGCGTCAAGGTGGGGGAAACCGCATTGCCTTTCCCCCTACTTAA
- the LOC126625788 gene encoding nuclear transport factor 2-like isoform X2, whose amino-acid sequence MQEATPAPAPSAQLVGNAFVEQYYHILHQSPQLVHRFYQDSSSLSRPDTKGNMTTVTTMQAISEKIQSLNYGDYTAEIKTADSQESYEKGVIVLVTGCLTGKDNVGRKFAQTFFLAPQEKGYYVLNDVFRYIEDNESLPTDTASVNGVNESAPEAIVTADPEPIHAPDHLVVDPATPSEEEDLNNGAEVCDPSDNDEGSVVEDELVEPEPPALASQNRGLAEVEPTPDPAPETQEDAPKKSYASILLEKSTASPVRVVSRTVRTVSANSDHQSAGPAKPFPAPEASAPIGDAAPESSNTHEEAPEGYSIHVRNLPYDATVGQLEKEFKKFGPIKRDGIQVRSSKQGFCFGFVEFESLSSMQSALEASPITIGDRLAVIEEKRTSTRVSSGGRGRFTSGRAGYRNDNFRGRGNYGGGGRSFGRNEFRNQGEFSGRARGSGGRSGDGYQRGSSNGRGGRQGGGNRIAFPPT is encoded by the exons ATGCAGGAAGCGACTCCTGCCCCTGCTCCCAGTGCCCAACTTGTTGGCAATGCCTTCGTGGAGCAATATTACCATATTCTTCACCAATCTCCACAGCTGGTGCATAGGTTTTATCAGGATTCGAGCTCACTAAGCAGGCCGGATACCAAGGGCAATATGACAACAGTGACAACCATGCAA GCAATAAGTGAAAAAATTCAGTCCTTAAATTATGGAGACTATACGGCAGAAATAAAAACAGCAGACTCTCAAGAGTCTTATGAGAAAGGGGTGATTGTTCTTGTGACTGGATGCTTGACTGGAAAGGACAATGTGGGAAGAAAATTCGCACAGACATTCTTTCTAGCTCCACAGGAGAAAGGTTACTATGTATTGAATGATGTTTTTAGGTATATTGAGGACAACGAATCATTGCCGACCGATACTGCCTCAGTCAATGGCGTCAATGAAAGTGCTCCAGAAGCTATTGTGACAGCAGATCCAG AGCCTATTCACGCTCCCGATCATCTTGTGGTGGACCCTGCTACTCCCTCTGAGGAAGAAGATCTCAATAATGGTGCTGAAGTTTGTGATCCTTCAGATAATGACGAAGGATCGGTTGTTGAAGATGAGCTTGTGGAGCCTGAGCCCCCAGCTCTTGCAAGTCAGAATAGAGGTCTTGCAGAAGTTGAACCAACCCCTGATCCTGCCCCTGAAACTCAGGAGGATGCTCCAAAGAAATCATATGCATCAATT CTATTGGAGAAAAGCACAGCCAGTCCTGTCCGCGTGGTTTCCCGCACTGTGAGGACAGTATCTGCAAACAGTGATCATCAATCCGCTGGTCCTGCAAAACCATTTCCTGCGCCAGAGGCATCAGCTCCTATAGGTGACGCTGCCCCTGAAAGCAGTAACACTCATGAGGAAG CACCTGAAGGTTACTCCATACATGTACGGAATTTGCCGTACGATGCAACAGTGGGACAACTTGAGAAGGAGTTCAAGAAGTTTGGGCCTATTAAGCGTGATGGGATCCAAGTCAGGAGTAGTAAG CAAGGATTCTGTTTTGGCTTCGTTGAATTTGAAAGCTTGAGTTCCATGCAAAGTGCACTTGAG GCCTCACCTATCACCATCGGGGATCGCCTAGCAGTGATTGAGGAAAAGAGAACATCAACTCGAG TTAGTAGTGGTGGGAGAGGGAGGTTCACTTCAGGAAGAGCTGGCTATCGGAATGACAATTTCAGGGGTCGTGGGAACTATGGTGGTGGTGGCCGTAGCTTTGGCAGGAATGAATTCAGAAACCAGGGTGAGTTTTCTGGGCGAGCCAGGGGCTCGGGAGGACGCAGTGGAGATGGTTATCAGCGGGGGAGTTCCAATGGAAGAGGTGGGCGTCAAGGTGGGGGAAACCGCATTGCCTTTCCCCCTACTTAA
- the LOC126627201 gene encoding uncharacterized protein LOC126627201, whose protein sequence is MAKPVATAASSLSQTLKRYLKKPWEITGPCADPEYKLAVPGALEYRLECPATTKVQACVPTSNPETVYDIKYFARDQRRNRPPIKRTVLKKADVEKLMKEKTTFDVSEFPPVYLTDFVEEDYNAQGGGYQK, encoded by the coding sequence ATGGCGAAACCGGTTGCAACCGCCGCGTCATCCCTCTCCCAAACCCTAAAGCGCTACCTCAAGAAACCGTGGGAGATAACCGGTCCGTGCGCGGATCCGGAGTACAAATTGGCCGTACCCGGCGCGCTCGAGTACCGGCTCGAGTGCCCTGCCACCACCAAGGTCCAGGCGTGCGTGCCCACCTCCAACCCGGAAACCGTTTACGATATCAAGTATTTCGCCCGCGACCAGCGGCGCAACCGGCCCCCGATCAAGCGCACCGTATTGAAGAAGGCCGATGTGGAGAAGCTGATGAAGGAGAAGACGACCTTCGACGTCTCGGAATTTCCGCCGGTTTACTTGACCGATTTCGTTGAAGAGGATTACAATGCTCAGGGTGGAGGCTACCAGAAATGA
- the LOC126626825 gene encoding uncharacterized protein LOC126626825 isoform X1: MSVTGFMELVRKHYGIDITKNQVYKAKRIAKKVTEGSIDEQYAKLWDYLEELKVRNPGSTIKVKTDFQGENPIFKRLYICFAALKKGFQEGCRSIVGFDGCHIKGPHLGQILSVVGVDANNGMFPIAFAVVEVENRETWTWFLEIFFKDVGIENGNVWTFITDKQKGLGDAIRSLMPTAEHRHCVRHLHNNFRSAGHTGLALKQRLWAAARATTVPTYEAEIKAMNNQSDKAVKWLADKPPCHWSISHFRTSVKCDLLLNNMCESFNSAILDARDKPIIMMLQRIQKYLMLRMARLREAKWTQQVGPRILKIVEKNQMDGFNCFANYSGNDQYQVHTLVGSMFVVDLERHTCSCRKWQLYGIPCPHVISAIARNEASPKVFVHSLYKRLAYDRCYEGYIAPMPRKEQWKRTGLRPIKPHFYHKKPGRPKGKRTKAPDEIKKGPTMLRKYDVVMHCQTCGEEGHNKRSCPQRLLQSQQGFVPTKDETGAHHHSGAAPSQTRPQGTSKLHVYRGGRVNQVTRKANEMASQPQRVAKKPRPWRV, from the exons ATGAGTGTGACTGGTTTCATGGAACTTGTGAGAAAGCATTATGGTATTGACATAACAAAAAACCAAGTTTACAAAGCAAAGAGAATTGCAAAAAAAGTGACGGAAGGTAGTATAGATGAGCAATATGCCAAGCTTTGGGATTACCTGGAAGAGTTGAAAGTGAGAAATCCTGGGAGTACTATCAAAGTAAAAACAGATTTCCAAGGTGAAAACCCCATTTTTAAAAGGTTGTACATATGCTTTGCTGCATTGAAGAAAGGCTTTCAAGAAGGGTGTAGGTCTATAGTGGGTTTTGATGGGTGTCATATTAAAGGACCCCATCTTGGTCAGATCCTTAGTGTTGTTGGTGTTGATGCCAATAACGGCATGTTTCCAATAGCATTTGCTGTTGTGGAGGTAGAAAATAGGGAGACTTGGACTTGGTTTTTGGAGATCTTTTTCAAGGATGTGGGAATTGAGAATGGAAATGTTTGGACCTTCATCACTGACAAACAAAAAGGGCTAGGTGATGCTATACGGAGTCTGATGCCTACTGCAGAACACAGACATTGTGTTAGACATTTGCATAATAATTTTAGAAGTGCAGGTCACACCGGACTTGCCTTAAAACAGAGATTGTGGGCAGCAGCAAGGGCAACTACTGTACCTACTTATGAAGCTGAAATTAAGGCGATGAATAATCAATCTGATAAGGCAGTGAAATGGCTAGCTGATAAGCCACCTTGCCATTGGAGCATATCTCATTTCAGAACATCGGTAAAGTGTGATTTGTTATTGAATAACATGTGTGAGTCATTTAATTCTGCAATTTTAGATGCAAGAGATAAACCGATTATTATGATGTTACAAAGGATTCAAAAATATTtgatgttgagaatggctaggcTAAGAGAAGCTAAGTGGACCCAACAGGTTGGACCTAGAATTTTGAAGATTgttgaaaaaaatcaaatggaTGGTTTCAATTGTTTTGCCAATTATTCGGGGAATGATCAATATCAAGTGCATACTTTGGTTGGTAGTATGTTTGTAGTAGATTTGGAAAGGCACACTTGTTCTTGTAGGAAGTGGCAACTATATGGCATTCCTTGTCCTCATGTTATATCCGCAATTGCTAGGAATGAGGCTAGTCCAAAAGTGTTTGTTCACTCACTTTACAAAAGGCTAGCTTATGATAGGTGTTATGAAGGGTATATTGCTCCTATGCCTAGAAAAGAACAGTGGAAGAGAACTGGCCTTAGGCCTATTAAACCCCATTTTTACCACAAGAAACCTGGAAGACCTAAAGGCAAAAGAACAAAAGCACCAGATGAGATAAAGAAAGGGCCAACAATGCTAAGGAAATATGATGTTGTAATGCATTGCCAAACCTGTGGAGAGGAAGGACACAACAAAAGAAGTTGTCCACAAAGGCTACTACAATCACAACAAGGTTTTGTGCCCACAAAAGAC GAAACTGGTGCACATCATCACTCGGGGGCCGCTCCATCTCAAACTAGGCCACAAGGAACTTCTAAACTACAT GTGTACCGAGGCGGTCGTGTGAATCAAGTCACAAGAAAGGCTAATGAAATGGCATCACAACCCCAACGTGTTGCCAAAAAACCAAGACCATGGAGAGTATAA
- the LOC126626825 gene encoding uncharacterized protein LOC126626825 isoform X2, which produces MSVTGFMELVRKHYGIDITKNQVYKAKRIAKKVTEGSIDEQYAKLWDYLEELKVRNPGSTIKVKTDFQGENPIFKRLYICFAALKKGFQEGCRSIVGFDGCHIKGPHLGQILSVVGVDANNGMFPIAFAVVEVENRETWTWFLEIFFKDVGIENGNVWTFITDKQKGLGDAIRSLMPTAEHRHCVRHLHNNFRSAGHTGLALKQRLWAAARATTVPTYEAEIKAMNNQSDKAVKWLADKPPCHWSISHFRTSVKCDLLLNNMCESFNSAILDARDKPIIMMLQRIQKYLMLRMARLREAKWTQQVGPRILKIVEKNQMDGFNCFANYSGNDQYQVHTLVGSMFVVDLERHTCSCRKWQLYGIPCPHVISAIARNEASPKVFVHSLYKRLAYDRCYEGYIAPMPRKEQWKRTGLRPIKPHFYHKKPGRPKGKRTKAPDEIKKGPTMLRKYDVVMHCQTCGEEGHNKRSCPQRLLQSQQGNWCTSSLGGRSISN; this is translated from the exons ATGAGTGTGACTGGTTTCATGGAACTTGTGAGAAAGCATTATGGTATTGACATAACAAAAAACCAAGTTTACAAAGCAAAGAGAATTGCAAAAAAAGTGACGGAAGGTAGTATAGATGAGCAATATGCCAAGCTTTGGGATTACCTGGAAGAGTTGAAAGTGAGAAATCCTGGGAGTACTATCAAAGTAAAAACAGATTTCCAAGGTGAAAACCCCATTTTTAAAAGGTTGTACATATGCTTTGCTGCATTGAAGAAAGGCTTTCAAGAAGGGTGTAGGTCTATAGTGGGTTTTGATGGGTGTCATATTAAAGGACCCCATCTTGGTCAGATCCTTAGTGTTGTTGGTGTTGATGCCAATAACGGCATGTTTCCAATAGCATTTGCTGTTGTGGAGGTAGAAAATAGGGAGACTTGGACTTGGTTTTTGGAGATCTTTTTCAAGGATGTGGGAATTGAGAATGGAAATGTTTGGACCTTCATCACTGACAAACAAAAAGGGCTAGGTGATGCTATACGGAGTCTGATGCCTACTGCAGAACACAGACATTGTGTTAGACATTTGCATAATAATTTTAGAAGTGCAGGTCACACCGGACTTGCCTTAAAACAGAGATTGTGGGCAGCAGCAAGGGCAACTACTGTACCTACTTATGAAGCTGAAATTAAGGCGATGAATAATCAATCTGATAAGGCAGTGAAATGGCTAGCTGATAAGCCACCTTGCCATTGGAGCATATCTCATTTCAGAACATCGGTAAAGTGTGATTTGTTATTGAATAACATGTGTGAGTCATTTAATTCTGCAATTTTAGATGCAAGAGATAAACCGATTATTATGATGTTACAAAGGATTCAAAAATATTtgatgttgagaatggctaggcTAAGAGAAGCTAAGTGGACCCAACAGGTTGGACCTAGAATTTTGAAGATTgttgaaaaaaatcaaatggaTGGTTTCAATTGTTTTGCCAATTATTCGGGGAATGATCAATATCAAGTGCATACTTTGGTTGGTAGTATGTTTGTAGTAGATTTGGAAAGGCACACTTGTTCTTGTAGGAAGTGGCAACTATATGGCATTCCTTGTCCTCATGTTATATCCGCAATTGCTAGGAATGAGGCTAGTCCAAAAGTGTTTGTTCACTCACTTTACAAAAGGCTAGCTTATGATAGGTGTTATGAAGGGTATATTGCTCCTATGCCTAGAAAAGAACAGTGGAAGAGAACTGGCCTTAGGCCTATTAAACCCCATTTTTACCACAAGAAACCTGGAAGACCTAAAGGCAAAAGAACAAAAGCACCAGATGAGATAAAGAAAGGGCCAACAATGCTAAGGAAATATGATGTTGTAATGCATTGCCAAACCTGTGGAGAGGAAGGACACAACAAAAGAAGTTGTCCACAAAGGCTACTACAATCACAACAAG GAAACTGGTGCACATCATCACTCGGGGGCCGCTCCATCTCAAACTAG